In bacterium (Candidatus Blackallbacteria) CG13_big_fil_rev_8_21_14_2_50_49_14, the following are encoded in one genomic region:
- a CDS encoding SAM-dependent methyltransferase: MQNFWNQRFSEPEFVYGREPNAFFKEMLEGLTPGKLLLPAEGQGRNAVYAAQKGWAVTAFDNAEVGRERALAWAAENEVSIEYLHVGYEDSAFDGEQFDAIALIYAHMPAALRTAFHQKLQAWLKPGGHLIVECFSPHQLNYPSGGPKQAEMLVHAHELREDFNCFNFLSLVEGEIELKEGAYHQGAAHVVRCLARKP, encoded by the coding sequence ATGCAAAATTTTTGGAACCAACGATTTTCTGAACCTGAATTTGTCTATGGCAGAGAACCCAATGCCTTTTTTAAAGAAATGCTAGAGGGCTTAACGCCCGGAAAGCTTCTCTTGCCTGCTGAAGGACAGGGGCGAAATGCTGTTTATGCTGCACAAAAGGGCTGGGCAGTCACTGCTTTTGATAACGCTGAAGTGGGGCGTGAAAGAGCGCTGGCTTGGGCAGCTGAAAATGAGGTATCCATTGAATACCTGCATGTGGGGTATGAAGATTCTGCCTTTGACGGCGAACAGTTTGATGCAATTGCTTTGATCTACGCCCATATGCCTGCAGCCTTAAGAACAGCCTTCCATCAAAAGCTTCAAGCTTGGTTAAAGCCTGGCGGACACTTGATTGTGGAGTGTTTTTCACCGCATCAGTTAAACTATCCTTCGGGTGGACCGAAGCAGGCTGAAATGCTGGTGCATGCCCATGAGCTGCGCGAAGATTTTAATTGTTTCAATTTCCTCAGTTTAGTTGAGGGGGAAATTGAACTGAAAGAAGGGGCTTACCACCAGGGGGCTGCACATGTGGTGCGTTGTCTGGCACGTAAGCCCTAA
- the recJ gene encoding single-stranded-DNA-specific exonuclease RecJ: MGSEWSDPQVPSYHAAGEKLAQDLNISPFLAQLLLNRGLATESEIKAFIQPEPCLEWVNAPFHAALVELFQAVLAQEQLVVIHGDYDADGLTGTAILTEFLRACGFQVEPFLPTRSLGYGLNAQTIERFIESGAKLLITVDCGVSNLNEIAQAKAAGMHTLITDHHGLGETLPPADFILHPQVLGFKELENLSGVGMAYWLMQALHPHFQCPYPPEHWLELAGIGTLADMTPLLGFNRNLVKQSLASIRKTRRPGLLALLQRKNLRPQDLDETQLAFKLIPVLNAAGRLQSPMLSLDLLLAEDQEEADALAETLDHINDARKTMCQELFAEIQAEVSENLPSGPLILAHENWPFGILGILCSQLVEAYGVPVFLISIEKGIGKASVRAPEGFHVLQALQTCPELFLKFGGHAQAGGFSLLPENISALRVQMQTLYLAAGAPVSQLQAEMELNPLLIKPGLWQDLTKLAPFGAGNPMPAFLSLNARLEQIKPDKNRKHLFAEIAPGVRIKAWNAWQEDLAGYQHFDLYYQLEENLWNGRSRLELNVQKIRPRKSVPANLTVPAQKPTQRLLSGHALQAFSLTPPGAEWALNFELPPLDGKLPELIWHDWRNLKKQSQALNKLLAHSETLVLSLPPDLRDQDICAEKTSPVCKALVLRFWPEKPAELRALLIITGANALYLLGPEQGVQAPDFNLLLSARELLRECPIERVEMRLMEALKISYFRATLIISCLCDLGMMAYDKERVKIEKLAQCLSLNTSPHYRAYLSRSEQLLAWNQTWCQRPLAALQKLLHTEKDDYESHT; the protein is encoded by the coding sequence ATGGGAAGTGAGTGGTCAGATCCCCAGGTGCCAAGTTACCATGCCGCGGGCGAAAAATTGGCGCAGGATTTGAATATTTCACCTTTTTTGGCGCAGCTCTTGCTGAACAGAGGCTTGGCGACTGAGTCTGAAATCAAGGCTTTTATTCAGCCTGAGCCTTGCTTAGAGTGGGTGAATGCCCCTTTCCATGCGGCTTTGGTCGAGCTGTTTCAAGCTGTTTTAGCGCAAGAGCAGCTGGTGGTTATCCATGGGGATTATGACGCGGATGGCCTGACGGGCACAGCGATTCTGACGGAGTTTCTACGCGCTTGCGGATTTCAGGTCGAACCTTTTCTGCCGACCCGTTCGTTGGGCTATGGTCTCAATGCGCAAACGATTGAGCGTTTTATCGAATCGGGTGCCAAACTCTTGATCACAGTGGATTGTGGGGTCAGCAATCTGAATGAGATTGCACAGGCCAAAGCGGCGGGAATGCATACCCTGATTACAGATCACCATGGCTTGGGTGAAACCCTGCCCCCTGCAGATTTTATTCTGCATCCTCAGGTTTTGGGGTTTAAAGAATTGGAAAACCTTTCGGGTGTAGGCATGGCCTATTGGTTGATGCAAGCATTGCATCCCCATTTTCAATGCCCTTATCCCCCTGAACATTGGTTGGAACTGGCGGGGATTGGCACACTGGCCGATATGACTCCCCTGTTGGGATTTAACCGGAATTTGGTCAAGCAATCGCTGGCGTCGATTCGAAAAACCCGACGCCCCGGTCTTTTGGCGCTTTTGCAACGAAAAAATCTTCGCCCTCAGGATTTGGATGAAACCCAGTTGGCTTTTAAATTGATTCCAGTTTTAAATGCCGCAGGCAGATTGCAGAGCCCCATGCTTTCGCTGGATTTACTGCTGGCAGAAGATCAGGAAGAAGCCGATGCGCTTGCCGAAACTCTGGACCATATCAATGATGCCCGCAAAACCATGTGTCAGGAGCTTTTTGCTGAAATTCAAGCTGAAGTTTCAGAAAACTTGCCCTCAGGCCCTTTGATTTTGGCGCATGAGAACTGGCCCTTTGGGATTTTAGGCATTCTTTGTTCGCAATTGGTAGAAGCCTATGGCGTGCCCGTTTTTCTGATTTCGATTGAAAAAGGCATTGGCAAAGCCTCTGTGCGCGCCCCTGAAGGCTTTCATGTGCTGCAAGCACTGCAGACCTGCCCTGAACTCTTTCTGAAATTTGGAGGACATGCCCAAGCGGGAGGCTTTAGCCTTTTGCCTGAAAATATTTCCGCCCTGCGCGTACAGATGCAAACGCTTTATTTGGCTGCAGGTGCGCCGGTCTCTCAGCTTCAGGCTGAAATGGAGCTGAACCCACTTTTAATCAAACCAGGTCTTTGGCAGGACCTGACAAAATTGGCTCCCTTTGGGGCCGGAAATCCCATGCCCGCCTTTTTAAGTTTGAATGCAAGGCTGGAGCAAATCAAACCCGATAAAAATCGCAAACACCTCTTCGCTGAAATTGCGCCAGGTGTACGTATCAAAGCCTGGAATGCCTGGCAGGAGGATTTAGCCGGTTATCAGCATTTTGATCTGTATTATCAGCTTGAAGAAAATCTCTGGAATGGGCGTTCCCGCCTGGAGTTAAATGTTCAAAAAATCAGACCCCGCAAGTCTGTACCTGCGAATTTAACTGTTCCAGCGCAAAAACCTACGCAAAGGCTTTTAAGCGGACATGCCCTTCAAGCTTTTTCACTGACGCCGCCCGGTGCAGAATGGGCCTTGAATTTTGAACTGCCCCCCTTGGATGGCAAGTTGCCTGAGCTAATTTGGCATGATTGGCGAAATCTGAAAAAACAAAGTCAGGCTTTAAATAAACTTTTAGCTCACTCAGAGACGCTCGTGCTCTCATTGCCTCCAGATTTGCGGGACCAGGATATCTGCGCTGAAAAAACAAGCCCTGTCTGCAAAGCGCTCGTTTTGCGTTTTTGGCCTGAGAAACCTGCTGAATTGCGTGCACTCTTAATCATCACCGGGGCAAATGCGCTGTATTTACTCGGTCCTGAACAGGGGGTTCAGGCTCCTGATTTTAATCTTTTACTCAGCGCTCGGGAATTGCTTCGAGAGTGTCCGATTGAAAGGGTTGAAATGCGGCTGATGGAGGCCCTCAAAATCTCGTATTTCAGGGCGACTTTGATTATTTCCTGCTTGTGTGATCTTGGTATGATGGCATATGATAAGGAACGGGTTAAAATAGAAAAGCTCGCGCAATGCTTGAGTTTAAA
- a CDS encoding DNA-binding response regulator: protein MTRLLLVEDDAHIANGLKFNLELEGYEVSHASDGKQARTWLFDEKLNYDLILLDIMLPHYSGFDLCHALRKQKNYTPILILTARNFESDKIKGLRLGADDYLTKPFNLEELLTRIQVLLRRQEWHQQQEKLTTLSFGNVQIDFERFEVLQNGQAIKLTPLELKLIRVFAEQEGLVLSRDELLEQVWDIHDGSSPRTVDNFVMRLRKIFETDPAHPRHFHAIRGVGYKFTREQTAD, encoded by the coding sequence ATGACCCGTCTGCTTTTGGTTGAAGATGATGCCCATATTGCCAATGGCCTCAAGTTTAATCTCGAACTTGAGGGCTACGAAGTCAGCCACGCAAGTGATGGCAAACAGGCGCGCACTTGGTTATTTGATGAAAAATTAAACTATGATCTGATCCTTTTGGACATCATGCTGCCCCACTACAGTGGATTTGATCTCTGCCATGCCCTGCGCAAACAGAAAAACTATACGCCCATATTAATTCTGACGGCACGAAACTTTGAATCAGATAAGATCAAAGGATTGCGGCTGGGCGCTGACGACTATCTTACCAAGCCCTTTAATCTTGAAGAGCTTTTAACCCGGATTCAGGTTTTGCTGCGCCGCCAGGAATGGCATCAGCAGCAAGAAAAATTGACCACCTTAAGCTTTGGAAATGTGCAAATCGATTTTGAAAGATTTGAAGTGCTTCAAAATGGCCAGGCGATCAAACTAACCCCTTTGGAACTGAAACTGATTCGTGTTTTTGCAGAACAGGAAGGTTTGGTTCTTTCCCGTGACGAGCTTTTAGAGCAGGTTTGGGACATTCACGATGGCAGCAGCCCACGCACCGTTGACAATTTTGTCATGCGGCTGCGGAAAATTTTTGAAACAGATCCCGCTCACCCCCGCCATTTTCATGCCATCAGAGGGGTGGGATACAAGTTTACGCGTGAGCAGACAGCTGATTAA
- a CDS encoding IscS subfamily cysteine desulfurase (catalyzes the removal of elemental sulfur from cysteine to produce alanine; involved in NAD biosynthesis), which produces MQKPIYLDYCATTPLDPRILPEMLPWFSEQFGNPANLTHAYGREALLAVHRARERIAALIGAKATEIFFTSGASESNNLVFKGLAHLAPEKNQVMTVATEHKSVLCSAQAMAERGFDVEILPVDSQGRVNLERLSAQISEKTALVSVMAVNNEVGTLQPIEEIGKICTERQVLFHCDAVQAGGKLPINVDDLKIDLLSLSAHKMYGPKGVGCLYLRQKSPAIPLRACIEGGGQEFGLRAGTLNVPAIVGFGLAAEWARSEQTEELARLKLLRQRLWEGIQAGVSEVKLSCDLDKSSPAILHLCFGGLKKGKLVGQLKDLAVSTGSACSSGSGKASYVLDAMGLPESQMDNPVRFSLGRFTQEEEIEMAIQAVIRTIQTLRENPSRIPF; this is translated from the coding sequence ATGCAAAAGCCCATTTATCTTGATTACTGCGCAACAACTCCCCTGGATCCGAGAATTTTACCAGAGATGCTTCCCTGGTTTTCTGAGCAGTTTGGCAATCCTGCCAATTTAACCCACGCCTATGGTCGCGAAGCCTTGCTTGCTGTTCATCGGGCCAGAGAACGTATTGCTGCCCTGATCGGTGCAAAGGCCACCGAGATATTTTTTACCAGTGGTGCTTCAGAAAGCAATAATCTGGTTTTTAAGGGCTTGGCCCATCTTGCGCCAGAGAAAAACCAAGTGATGACGGTTGCCACTGAACACAAGTCTGTTTTGTGCTCGGCCCAAGCCATGGCCGAGAGGGGCTTTGACGTTGAAATCCTGCCTGTAGATTCGCAAGGCCGTGTGAATCTTGAGCGCTTAAGCGCTCAAATTTCTGAGAAGACTGCACTTGTCTCGGTGATGGCTGTCAATAATGAAGTGGGTACGCTCCAGCCGATTGAAGAAATTGGCAAAATCTGCACTGAAAGGCAAGTGCTTTTTCATTGTGATGCTGTGCAAGCAGGGGGCAAATTGCCCATCAATGTTGATGACCTGAAGATTGATCTGCTCTCGCTCAGTGCCCATAAGATGTATGGCCCCAAAGGGGTGGGTTGTTTGTATCTGCGTCAAAAATCACCTGCGATTCCTTTAAGAGCTTGCATTGAAGGCGGTGGACAGGAGTTTGGCCTGAGAGCAGGAACTTTGAATGTGCCTGCAATTGTCGGCTTTGGTCTGGCTGCAGAATGGGCGAGATCTGAGCAGACAGAAGAACTCGCTCGCTTAAAACTTCTTCGGCAGCGCCTTTGGGAGGGGATTCAAGCAGGGGTTTCCGAGGTAAAACTCAGCTGTGACTTGGATAAGAGTTCTCCTGCTATCCTGCATCTCTGTTTTGGGGGGCTCAAAAAAGGCAAACTGGTGGGGCAATTAAAAGACTTGGCTGTCAGTACAGGATCTGCCTGTTCTTCTGGTTCTGGCAAGGCCTCGTATGTTTTGGATGCGATGGGGCTGCCTGAAAGCCAAATGGACAACCCGGTTCGTTTTTCTCTGGGCCGTTTTACCCAGGAAGAAGAAATTGAAATGGCGATTCAAGCCGTGATCCGAACCATTCAAACCCTGCGGGAAAACCCTTCCCGTATCCCCTTTTAG
- a CDS encoding alpha-glucosidase: MSQIQFRELRGGEKGLELHGSRYQARLEAHPLGIWRVLVWHRPEDQHKPSWIVSPFESQKIEFQLSEQGAQIDSETIGTMDLKRSPFGWSWSFLRALGVSSDSPFLRQDDLPPAGMRHPALDLSDGLPRGSGLTLHFDLQEADAFYGLGERTGFLNKRGRLWKNWTTDEFFHTPQADPLYQSHPFVIVRRGKEYLGVFLDESWYSSFDLGYTDQDTWSIYTAGPTLDLYLIPGPTPEAILERYSALTGRAPLPPLWALGVHQCRWSYPDQESVLAVAEAYQRHNLPLDALWLDIDHMQGYRVFSFSSQRFPEPLQMTRQLEKMGYKTVVIVDPGVKQENNYVVYEAGRKIQAYIRNEQDQELVGEVWPKPVVWPDFSRSDVRSWWGKNQEFYLQEGIAGLWIDMNEPSAFNWKGKTLPLNARQGKSTHAEMHNLYGYQMAQATAEGLLALQPEKRPFVLTRSGGPGIQKFAFVWTGDNSSYWEHLENSLPMLMNLGLSGVPFVGADIGGFSGDSDGELLTRWTWLGALYPFMRNHAGKGSRRQEPWQFGEPWLSHIRKALQFRYQIMPYLYSQAKLSSVSGQPILRPLLFDYPEDSETWALHDQCLLGSDLLAAPALRPEQTKRAVYLPAGHWQDFWTTKRYSGGEWILVDTPLDRLPLFQKSGTALPLLPPGQKSAHAHWDELYWSVAPEDTFAGRVWQDAGEGFEPGYWRELSGSWDGDCLQIIQTPAVSCKVVFPILSQPLRANLSFEYDAGQLILQLSDRAEVNW, from the coding sequence ATGAGTCAAATTCAATTCAGAGAGCTGCGCGGGGGAGAAAAAGGGCTTGAGCTGCACGGCAGTCGTTATCAGGCACGGCTTGAGGCCCATCCCTTGGGAATTTGGCGCGTCCTGGTCTGGCACCGCCCTGAAGATCAGCACAAACCAAGTTGGATCGTCAGCCCCTTTGAATCCCAAAAAATTGAGTTTCAGCTTTCAGAGCAAGGGGCTCAAATTGACTCTGAGACGATCGGGACGATGGATCTCAAGCGTTCTCCCTTCGGCTGGAGCTGGTCTTTTTTAAGGGCCTTGGGCGTCAGCAGCGATTCTCCCTTTTTGCGCCAGGATGATTTGCCTCCTGCGGGAATGCGACACCCGGCCCTGGATCTGAGTGATGGTTTGCCGCGTGGTTCGGGTTTAACCCTGCATTTTGATCTTCAGGAAGCAGACGCCTTTTATGGATTGGGAGAACGCACAGGTTTTCTCAATAAACGGGGCCGACTCTGGAAGAATTGGACCACCGATGAGTTTTTTCACACCCCACAAGCTGATCCGCTTTACCAGTCGCATCCTTTTGTGATCGTTCGCAGAGGCAAGGAGTATCTGGGGGTTTTTCTGGATGAAAGCTGGTACAGCTCCTTTGACCTGGGTTATACGGATCAGGATACCTGGAGTATTTATACTGCAGGCCCCACCCTCGATCTCTATCTGATTCCAGGGCCCACACCCGAGGCGATTCTTGAACGATATTCAGCCTTGACGGGGCGGGCTCCACTTCCTCCTCTCTGGGCCTTGGGGGTTCATCAATGTCGCTGGTCTTACCCGGATCAGGAAAGTGTGCTGGCGGTGGCCGAAGCCTATCAGAGACACAACTTGCCTTTGGATGCCCTCTGGCTGGATATTGACCATATGCAGGGATACCGGGTTTTCAGTTTTTCAAGTCAACGCTTTCCTGAACCTTTGCAGATGACGCGACAGCTCGAAAAGATGGGCTATAAAACGGTTGTGATTGTGGATCCGGGGGTTAAACAGGAAAATAATTATGTGGTTTATGAGGCCGGACGTAAAATTCAGGCCTATATCCGCAATGAGCAGGATCAGGAATTGGTAGGAGAAGTTTGGCCCAAACCTGTGGTTTGGCCTGACTTTTCCCGTTCAGATGTGCGCAGTTGGTGGGGGAAGAATCAGGAGTTCTATCTTCAAGAAGGAATAGCGGGTCTCTGGATTGATATGAATGAGCCTTCCGCCTTCAATTGGAAAGGAAAAACCCTTCCCCTGAACGCACGACAGGGGAAATCGACACATGCTGAAATGCACAATTTGTATGGCTATCAGATGGCACAGGCCACAGCCGAGGGGCTTCTGGCCCTGCAACCTGAGAAAAGACCCTTTGTTCTAACCCGTTCAGGTGGGCCGGGTATTCAAAAATTTGCCTTTGTCTGGACAGGCGACAACAGCAGTTATTGGGAACATCTTGAAAATTCCCTGCCGATGTTGATGAATTTAGGTTTATCAGGGGTGCCTTTTGTGGGGGCAGATATTGGCGGATTTTCAGGAGACAGTGATGGTGAGCTTTTGACGCGTTGGACTTGGTTGGGAGCCCTCTATCCCTTTATGCGCAACCATGCAGGCAAAGGCAGCCGACGTCAGGAACCCTGGCAGTTTGGGGAGCCTTGGCTCAGTCATATTCGCAAAGCCCTGCAGTTTCGCTATCAAATCATGCCCTATTTATACAGCCAGGCGAAATTGAGTTCAGTTTCAGGGCAGCCGATACTTCGCCCTTTGCTCTTTGATTATCCTGAAGACTCTGAAACCTGGGCTTTGCATGACCAATGTCTTTTGGGGTCGGATCTGCTGGCTGCACCGGCTTTGCGTCCGGAGCAAACCAAGCGAGCGGTCTACCTGCCTGCCGGTCATTGGCAGGATTTTTGGACCACCAAGCGGTATTCGGGGGGCGAATGGATTTTGGTCGATACCCCCTTGGATCGTCTGCCTTTATTTCAAAAATCGGGTACTGCCTTGCCTTTGCTGCCCCCAGGTCAAAAATCTGCCCACGCACACTGGGATGAACTGTATTGGTCCGTTGCGCCTGAAGATACCTTTGCCGGACGGGTCTGGCAAGATGCTGGAGAGGGGTTTGAGCCTGGTTATTGGCGTGAGCTTTCAGGCTCTTGGGATGGGGACTGTTTGCAGATAATTCAGACCCCAGCCGTTTCCTGCAAAGTGGTTTTCCCGATTTTAAGCCAACCGCTCAGGGCCAATTTAAGCTTTGAATACGATGCCGGGCAACTCATTCTGCAGCTCAGTGATCGGGCAGAGGTCAATTGGTAA
- a CDS encoding aminoacetone oxidase family FAD-binding enzyme → MQWDVIIIGAGAAGLMAAITAARRGRRVLLLEHQAKPGRKILISGGGRCNFTNLYASPENYLSQNPHFCKSALARYTPGDFIAWIEAHGIPYHEKKLGQLFCDRSASDILEMLLSEAAQAGVKIHTGVRVHSLRKTEVFVLETAHETLLADKVILATGGLSIPKVGASDLGYRLAKFFGHRMVSPEPGLVPLIFSEAQMAFAELRGLALDTRVTLPEINFRENALFTHQGLSGPAILQISSYWKAGEVLEINFLPDLDLAHLFEAWVQEKQPAQVTSLLDAYLPRRFVRFWSEKYFPAKPAFRFDPAEKQALFQALQAWQMLPAKTAGYSKAEVTTGGLDTAQVSSKTLESRLVPGLYFVGELLDVTGWLGGYNFQWAWASGHAAGQAV, encoded by the coding sequence ATGCAATGGGATGTGATTATTATTGGCGCGGGTGCAGCAGGTCTGATGGCTGCGATCACGGCAGCACGTCGTGGCAGGCGTGTGCTTTTGCTTGAACACCAGGCCAAACCTGGACGTAAAATCCTGATTTCAGGGGGCGGGCGCTGCAATTTCACCAATCTGTATGCCAGCCCAGAAAATTATCTTTCCCAAAACCCTCATTTTTGTAAATCAGCCTTGGCGCGTTATACCCCTGGAGATTTTATCGCCTGGATTGAAGCGCACGGGATTCCCTACCACGAAAAAAAACTGGGTCAGTTGTTTTGTGACCGTTCCGCCTCAGATATCCTTGAGATGTTGCTTTCTGAAGCCGCTCAAGCAGGTGTAAAAATACACACCGGGGTTCGGGTTCACAGTTTGCGAAAAACTGAAGTTTTTGTACTTGAAACAGCGCATGAAACTTTGTTGGCAGACAAGGTGATCCTGGCAACGGGAGGGCTCTCGATCCCCAAAGTGGGAGCCAGTGATTTGGGCTATCGCCTGGCGAAGTTTTTTGGACATCGCATGGTCTCACCTGAACCAGGACTGGTTCCGCTGATATTTTCAGAAGCCCAAATGGCCTTTGCTGAACTGCGTGGCCTGGCGCTTGATACCCGCGTTACGCTCCCTGAGATCAATTTTCGGGAAAATGCACTGTTTACCCACCAGGGTCTAAGTGGCCCTGCGATTCTGCAAATTTCTTCCTATTGGAAAGCTGGCGAAGTGCTTGAAATTAATTTTTTGCCAGATCTGGATCTTGCACATCTCTTTGAGGCTTGGGTTCAAGAAAAACAGCCTGCCCAGGTGACCAGTCTTTTGGATGCTTATCTCCCCCGCCGCTTTGTGCGCTTTTGGTCTGAAAAATACTTTCCTGCCAAACCCGCTTTCCGTTTTGATCCTGCTGAAAAACAGGCCTTGTTTCAAGCTTTACAGGCCTGGCAGATGCTGCCTGCCAAAACAGCGGGCTATAGCAAAGCCGAAGTGACTACGGGTGGGCTCGACACCGCTCAAGTGTCGTCAAAGACCCTCGAGTCACGTTTGGTGCCTGGATTGTATTTCGTAGGTGAGCTTCTGGATGTGACTGGGTGGTTGGGGGGGTATAATTTTCAATGGGCTTGGGCTTCCGGACACGCGGCTGGCCAGGCGGTTTGA